In one Streptomyces marincola genomic region, the following are encoded:
- a CDS encoding VTT domain-containing protein, which translates to MDGTLWMYVALALTTAPPLVPNAALVASAGALAQAGELSLPLVLFVVATAATAGDAAVYGLGRLGGGRARSWLARDARRRAALAWAGDRMRVHGLPFVIAVRFVPSGRLLGGLTAALVGYPARRYLLGAAIAQCLWAGYSVALGYWGGGALGGVWAAMAVGWAVSLLAAALAHLVARRLSRSPRPAPAGARRGAAGGVPDGAPPIP; encoded by the coding sequence ATGGACGGAACGCTGTGGATGTACGTGGCCCTCGCGCTCACCACCGCGCCACCGCTGGTGCCCAACGCGGCGCTCGTCGCCTCGGCGGGCGCCCTCGCCCAGGCCGGTGAACTGAGCCTGCCGCTGGTCCTGTTCGTCGTCGCCACCGCGGCGACGGCCGGGGACGCCGCGGTCTACGGGCTCGGCCGCCTCGGTGGCGGCAGGGCGCGTTCGTGGCTGGCGCGCGACGCGCGCCGCCGGGCCGCGCTCGCCTGGGCGGGGGACCGGATGCGCGTGCACGGGCTGCCGTTCGTCATCGCCGTGCGGTTCGTGCCGAGCGGCCGGCTGCTCGGCGGGCTGACCGCGGCCCTCGTCGGCTACCCGGCCCGCCGCTACCTGCTCGGCGCCGCCATCGCCCAGTGCCTGTGGGCCGGTTACAGCGTCGCCCTCGGGTACTGGGGCGGTGGCGCCCTCGGCGGCGTGTGGGCGGCGATGGCCGTCGGCTGGGCCGTCTCCCTCCTCGCCGCCGCCCTCGCGCACCTCGTCGCGCGCCGCCTCAGCCGTTCTCCCCGCCCGGCGCCCGCCGGTGCCCGTCGCGGCGCCGCCGGTGGCGTCCCGGACGGCGCGCCACCCATTCCGTGA
- a CDS encoding GNAT family N-acetyltransferase: protein MRWDERSLLALEIDAIHGLGPYQEAPRAAPKDPSVLAVWAWSPRARLLALAPGIALPGPLDGVAQEYAPGRPPDALRSLVASLGDRAVSVEGGPSFVLPRRLAVPDPAPLPVVVSTAGGRRAARRLARPRTWEPGEWHDLVDGRMGPWAMAVHGREPVSICFTPASNATGAEAGVRTRPDFRGRRLAPAVVAAWSRREHRDVLFYSTTADNHASRSVARVLGLTPLGWIWTARRRTT from the coding sequence GTGCGGTGGGACGAACGAAGCCTGCTGGCGCTGGAGATCGACGCGATCCACGGGCTCGGGCCCTACCAGGAGGCGCCCCGGGCCGCTCCGAAGGATCCCTCCGTGCTCGCGGTGTGGGCGTGGTCCCCCCGCGCGCGGCTGCTGGCCCTCGCGCCGGGGATCGCGCTCCCCGGCCCCCTCGACGGCGTGGCGCAGGAGTACGCTCCCGGCCGCCCACCCGACGCGCTGCGTTCCCTGGTCGCCTCCCTCGGCGACCGGGCGGTGTCCGTCGAGGGCGGCCCGAGCTTCGTCCTCCCCCGCCGCCTCGCCGTGCCGGACCCGGCCCCGCTGCCCGTCGTCGTCTCCACGGCGGGCGGCCGGCGCGCCGCCCGGCGGCTGGCCCGGCCCCGCACCTGGGAACCCGGCGAGTGGCACGACCTGGTCGACGGCCGCATGGGCCCGTGGGCCATGGCCGTCCACGGCCGGGAGCCGGTGTCGATCTGCTTCACGCCCGCGTCGAACGCGACGGGCGCGGAGGCGGGCGTCCGGACCCGCCCCGACTTCCGCGGCAGGCGCCTCGCGCCGGCCGTCGTGGCCGCCTGGTCCCGGCGCGAGCACCGCGACGTGCTGTTCTACAGCACCACCGCGGACAACCACGCGTCCCGTTCCGTCGCCCGGGTACTCGGCCTCACCCCGCTCGGCTGGATCTGGACCGCGCGCCGCCGCACGACCTGA
- a CDS encoding helix-turn-helix transcriptional regulator: MTERRLWSYKEIADHIRVQPDTVRSYRKHGLLPPPDAVEGGRPLWYVESITEWVARRPGRHRRRRDGHRRAPGGENG, from the coding sequence ATGACGGAGCGACGCCTGTGGTCCTACAAGGAGATCGCGGACCACATCAGGGTGCAGCCCGACACGGTGCGTTCCTACCGCAAGCACGGGCTGCTGCCCCCGCCCGACGCGGTGGAGGGCGGCAGGCCGCTGTGGTACGTGGAGAGCATCACGGAATGGGTGGCGCGCCGTCCGGGACGCCACCGGCGGCGCCGCGACGGGCACCGGCGGGCGCCGGGCGGGGAGAACGGCTGA